In one window of Longimicrobium sp. DNA:
- a CDS encoding diguanylate cyclase — MIPRILLAVLLAIPGALAAAEPEPLRLDGSWRWQRGDSAAWAAPAHPDAGWALVEAPAEWERFAPGYDGFGWYRREVRLPAELAGGPVGVQLGTVGDAYEIFWNGVKVGGSGRMPPHFVEGVAPTLLLVPDSALARRPNGPHLVAVRVYNAYAYGGLMGGVRVGRYDLLAQQRSPRDVVIGGLVSFFLAIGIYHLAFFFRRRRARENLYFALLCAAVSVYGATFSGAVQALLVPHVNSYRVGLWAMAAGMPAFVVLVHRLFDLRLARRDVVLTGAATAGFLLVGSLPLAALATMAKWVDLTMMAGLVVVVGRACRSTSRRQPHGRILGVGTVSFALAVTYDLLSEHVDWLPVARILPGVPSLFWIGFLVFVVCVGIATAGKWAHTEATAQIDPLTELSRRHVLDEALRRECERVRRTGGSVALVMIDLDHFKQVNDRHGHGAGDVVLARVGRVLRNCARNIDTTARFGGEEFAVLLCDSGLEGAKALTERFRRHLAELRVPVAGGGTITVTASVGIAAGTDVVDPDALMVAADQALYRAKSAGRDRTLAVHLDSEMAGR; from the coding sequence GTGATCCCGCGCATTCTACTCGCGGTCCTCCTTGCCATTCCCGGTGCCCTCGCCGCCGCCGAGCCGGAGCCGCTGCGCCTGGATGGAAGCTGGCGCTGGCAGCGGGGCGACTCCGCCGCCTGGGCCGCGCCCGCGCATCCTGACGCGGGCTGGGCGCTGGTGGAAGCGCCGGCCGAATGGGAGCGCTTCGCCCCCGGCTACGATGGTTTCGGCTGGTACCGGCGCGAGGTGCGGCTCCCAGCCGAGCTGGCGGGCGGCCCCGTGGGCGTGCAGCTCGGCACCGTGGGAGACGCGTACGAGATCTTCTGGAACGGCGTCAAGGTGGGTGGCTCGGGACGCATGCCGCCGCACTTCGTGGAAGGGGTCGCGCCCACCCTCCTCCTGGTGCCCGACTCGGCGCTGGCGCGGCGTCCGAACGGCCCGCACCTGGTGGCCGTCCGCGTCTACAACGCCTACGCGTATGGCGGGCTGATGGGCGGCGTGCGGGTGGGGCGCTACGACCTCCTGGCCCAGCAGCGCTCCCCGCGCGACGTGGTGATCGGCGGCCTCGTCTCGTTCTTTCTGGCGATCGGCATCTATCACCTCGCCTTCTTCTTCCGCCGCCGCCGCGCGCGAGAGAACCTGTACTTCGCCCTTCTCTGCGCCGCCGTCTCCGTCTACGGCGCCACCTTCTCCGGCGCGGTGCAGGCTCTGCTCGTCCCGCACGTGAACTCGTACCGGGTGGGGCTCTGGGCGATGGCGGCGGGGATGCCCGCCTTCGTCGTGCTGGTGCACCGCCTCTTCGACCTGCGCCTCGCCCGGCGCGACGTCGTGCTGACGGGCGCGGCCACCGCCGGCTTCCTGCTGGTGGGCTCCCTGCCGCTCGCCGCGCTCGCCACCATGGCGAAGTGGGTGGACCTTACGATGATGGCGGGGCTCGTCGTGGTGGTGGGCCGCGCCTGCCGCTCGACCTCGCGCCGCCAGCCGCACGGGCGCATCCTGGGCGTGGGGACGGTCTCCTTCGCCCTGGCCGTCACCTACGACCTCCTTTCCGAGCACGTGGACTGGCTGCCGGTGGCGCGCATCCTTCCGGGGGTGCCATCGCTCTTCTGGATCGGCTTCCTGGTCTTCGTGGTGTGCGTGGGGATCGCCACCGCGGGCAAGTGGGCGCACACCGAGGCGACCGCGCAGATCGACCCCCTTACCGAGCTCTCCCGCCGCCACGTGCTGGACGAGGCGCTGCGGCGCGAGTGCGAGCGGGTGCGGCGAACCGGGGGCTCGGTGGCGCTGGTGATGATCGACCTGGACCACTTCAAGCAGGTCAACGACCGCCACGGCCACGGCGCGGGCGACGTGGTGCTGGCGCGCGTCGGCCGCGTTCTGCGGAACTGCGCCCGGAACATCGACACCACCGCCCGCTTCGGCGGCGAGGAGTTCGCCGTCCTCCTGTGCGACTCGGGTCTGGAGGGAGCAAAGGCGCTCACTGAGCGTTTCCGCCGCCACCTGGCCGAGCTGCGGGTCCCCGTGGCTGGGGGCGGCACCATCACGGTTACCGCCAGCGTGGGCATCGCCGCCGGCACCGACGTCGTCGATCCCGACGCCCTCATGGTAGCCGCCGACCAGGCCCTCTACCGCGCCAAATCCGCCGGCCGCGACCGCACCCTCGCCGTGCATCTGGATTCGGAGATGGCGGGACGCTGA
- a CDS encoding DUF805 domain-containing protein → MYSLAAFIPGLSVTVRRLHDTGKSGWWMLINLIPLIGFIVFLVFMFQDSQMGDNEYGPNPKMVTAFA, encoded by the coding sequence ATCTACTCCCTGGCGGCGTTCATCCCGGGGCTTTCCGTGACGGTGCGCCGCCTTCACGACACCGGGAAGAGCGGGTGGTGGATGCTGATCAACTTGATCCCGCTGATCGGCTTCATCGTGTTTCTGGTGTTCATGTTCCAGGACAGCCAGATGGGCGACAACGAGTACGGCCCCAACCCCAAGATGGTCACCGCCTTCGCTTGA
- the aceB gene encoding malate synthase A — MSTVAALGTKGVRVMGEDTPASTRVLAPEALEFVAALHRRFNPVREELLRARDARQAELDAGVEPGFLTETAAVREGDWRVGPTPADLQDRRVEITGPTDAKMVINALNSGASCFMADFEDALSPTWKNVVEGQANMQDAVRRTLTFASGGKEYRLGEKLAVLIVRPRGWHLSERHVQVDGEPVSASLFDFGMHFFHNAKELLERGSGPYFYLPKLEGHREARLWNDVFTFAQEQLGVPHGTIRATVLIETILAAFEMDEILYELRDHAAGLNAGRWDYIFSVIKKFRKRGDFVLPDRVQVTMTVPFMKCYAELLVKTCHRRGAHAMGGMAAFIPSRRDPEVNRVAMAKVTEDKAREAGQGFDGTWVAHPDLVPVARAEFDRVLGERPNQKEKQGDANVQPRDLLNTGIPDGHVTEAGVRLNVSVALQYVEAWLRGNGAVAINNLMEDAATAEISRAQLWQWIRHRTPLDGDGAMTPDVYTRIRNEEMERLRAGGVSTPELATACKLLDELVLGNEFIPFLTLPAYPHLA; from the coding sequence ATGTCTACGGTGGCTGCGCTGGGAACGAAGGGCGTGCGGGTGATGGGCGAGGACACTCCGGCGAGCACGCGCGTGCTCGCCCCCGAGGCGCTGGAGTTCGTGGCGGCGCTCCACCGCCGCTTCAACCCCGTGCGCGAGGAGCTGCTGCGCGCCCGCGACGCCCGGCAGGCGGAGCTGGATGCAGGCGTGGAGCCGGGCTTCCTCACCGAGACGGCGGCGGTGCGCGAGGGCGACTGGCGCGTGGGGCCCACTCCAGCCGACCTGCAGGACCGGCGCGTGGAGATCACCGGGCCCACCGACGCCAAGATGGTCATCAACGCCCTCAACTCGGGCGCGTCGTGCTTCATGGCCGACTTCGAGGACGCCCTCTCCCCCACCTGGAAGAACGTGGTGGAGGGGCAGGCCAACATGCAGGACGCGGTGCGCCGCACCCTCACCTTCGCCAGCGGCGGCAAGGAGTACCGGTTGGGCGAGAAGCTGGCGGTGCTCATCGTGCGCCCGCGCGGGTGGCACCTGTCCGAGCGGCACGTGCAGGTGGACGGGGAGCCGGTGTCCGCCTCGCTCTTCGACTTCGGGATGCACTTCTTCCACAACGCGAAGGAGCTGCTGGAGCGGGGCTCGGGGCCGTACTTCTACCTCCCCAAGCTGGAGGGGCACCGCGAGGCGCGGCTCTGGAACGACGTCTTCACCTTTGCGCAGGAGCAGCTCGGCGTTCCGCACGGGACGATCCGCGCCACGGTGCTGATCGAGACGATCCTGGCCGCGTTCGAGATGGACGAAATCCTGTACGAGCTGCGCGACCACGCCGCGGGGCTCAACGCGGGGCGGTGGGACTACATCTTCAGCGTCATCAAGAAGTTCAGGAAGCGCGGCGACTTCGTGCTGCCGGACCGGGTGCAGGTCACCATGACCGTCCCCTTCATGAAGTGCTACGCCGAGCTCCTGGTGAAGACGTGCCACCGCCGCGGCGCGCATGCCATGGGCGGGATGGCGGCCTTCATCCCCAGCCGCCGCGACCCGGAGGTCAATCGTGTAGCGATGGCGAAGGTGACGGAGGACAAGGCGCGCGAGGCGGGGCAGGGCTTCGACGGCACCTGGGTGGCGCACCCGGACCTGGTGCCGGTGGCGCGCGCGGAGTTCGACCGCGTGTTGGGCGAGCGGCCCAACCAGAAGGAGAAGCAGGGCGACGCCAACGTGCAGCCGCGCGACCTGCTGAACACCGGAATCCCGGACGGGCACGTCACGGAGGCGGGGGTGCGGCTGAACGTGAGCGTGGCGCTGCAGTACGTGGAGGCGTGGCTGCGCGGCAACGGCGCCGTCGCCATCAACAACCTGATGGAGGACGCCGCGACCGCCGAGATCTCGCGCGCGCAGCTCTGGCAGTGGATCCGGCACCGCACGCCGCTGGACGGCGACGGCGCGATGACGCCGGACGTGTACACGCGCATCCGCAACGAGGAGATGGAGCGGCTGCGCGCCGGTGGGGTGAGCACGCCCGAGCTGGCGACGGCGTGCAAGCTCCTCGACGAGCTGGTGCTGGGGAACGAGTTCATCCCCTTCCTGACGCTGCCGGCGTATCCGCATCTGGCGTAG
- a CDS encoding tetratricopeptide repeat protein, which yields MTPPVRRTTRRWRTPPAITHGGEAFEGVGVLEEIKDPLGALLWQVVRDVYLWGSLPPDERGEVFVPGADGALLAMLRDAEVEVQLETPLMGLVRLVGAPGTARPESVAMACQHVAAWADGNGYSATSIAFAQAAAAAIPTDASAAYAVGRLARRRAEYARAETWFRRAIALARQSGDWTSYALAFSGLGNLYVQRGNYPAARRFHIRALRAARRHSLRQIQGGALHDLFVIAAAGGNAGEAEKLARAAFEAYGADHPRLPVLAHDIAYLWVEQGHFGPALTVFEALLPHLRRHEDRMVGLANIVRAAAGAGDRRRFDEAWDEVWDGLARNEHTENAAQVLLELAHGAAHVGEFERAERAADRSARVARERGEAKVLLSAEAVVESARRSRAARTRTESPSRAAFHEESDAFAADLARSLHASLVSR from the coding sequence ATGACACCCCCCGTTCGCCGCACCACGCGTCGCTGGCGGACGCCACCCGCCATTACCCACGGCGGCGAAGCATTCGAAGGCGTGGGGGTGCTGGAAGAGATCAAGGACCCACTTGGGGCGCTGCTGTGGCAGGTCGTGCGCGACGTGTACCTCTGGGGATCGCTACCGCCCGACGAGCGCGGCGAAGTCTTCGTTCCGGGAGCGGATGGGGCGCTCCTGGCGATGCTCCGCGACGCCGAAGTGGAGGTGCAGCTCGAGACGCCGCTGATGGGGCTGGTGAGGCTGGTGGGCGCGCCGGGGACCGCGCGGCCGGAATCGGTGGCCATGGCGTGCCAGCACGTCGCCGCCTGGGCCGATGGCAACGGCTACTCCGCCACCTCCATCGCCTTCGCGCAGGCCGCCGCGGCGGCCATCCCCACGGACGCGTCGGCGGCGTACGCGGTGGGGCGCCTGGCCCGCCGCCGCGCGGAGTACGCCCGCGCCGAGACGTGGTTCAGGCGCGCCATCGCCCTGGCGCGGCAGAGCGGGGATTGGACGTCGTACGCGCTGGCCTTCTCCGGGCTGGGGAACCTGTACGTGCAGCGCGGCAACTACCCGGCGGCGCGCCGCTTCCACATCCGCGCGCTGCGTGCGGCCCGGCGCCACTCGCTCCGGCAGATCCAGGGCGGCGCGCTCCACGACCTCTTCGTGATCGCCGCGGCCGGCGGCAACGCGGGGGAGGCGGAGAAGCTGGCGCGCGCGGCGTTCGAGGCGTACGGGGCCGATCACCCGCGCCTCCCCGTCCTGGCGCACGACATCGCCTACCTGTGGGTGGAGCAGGGGCACTTCGGCCCGGCGCTCACCGTGTTCGAGGCGCTCCTCCCCCACCTGCGGCGGCACGAGGACCGGATGGTGGGGCTCGCCAACATCGTGCGCGCCGCCGCCGGCGCGGGCGACCGGCGCCGCTTCGACGAGGCGTGGGACGAGGTGTGGGACGGGCTCGCCCGCAACGAGCACACGGAGAACGCCGCACAGGTGCTCCTGGAGCTGGCCCACGGCGCCGCCCACGTCGGCGAGTTCGAGCGCGCCGAGCGCGCCGCCGACCGCTCCGCCCGCGTGGCGCGGGAGCGCGGCGAGGCCAAGGTGCTCCTCAGCGCCGAGGCGGTGGTGGAGTCGGCCCGGCGCTCGCGCGCGGCCCGCACCCGCACCGAGTCCCCGTCGCGCGCCGCCTTCCACGAGGAGTCGGACGCATTCGCCGCCGACCTCGCGCGCTCGCTGCACGCATCGCTGGTGTCCCGCTGA
- a CDS encoding helix-turn-helix domain-containing protein, whose translation MKIAARPLLVLHSDESFRERVRKVAGKEYTFQSVPDWPSLEDAVRDSPPSALVVVNPYEEAQGQRALSPALKNLLVEFPSMPVFAALEVRADRVEDLRTLGKWGVVQVISIAHDDTPDALVHRFRASQGRPLKALLEQVLPADTPGRARAIVDAAAEVVAVGGHGRDLARQLHLSRRTLLRWCERAELPPPRKLLAWMRILLAAELLDDPGRTVLSVAHACGYSSDSGLRRVTQKFVGASPTELRRRGAFARSSKVFVEVLARYRSGQVTT comes from the coding sequence ATGAAGATCGCCGCACGTCCCCTGCTGGTGCTGCACAGCGACGAGAGTTTCCGCGAGCGCGTCCGCAAGGTCGCGGGGAAGGAGTACACCTTCCAGTCGGTCCCGGACTGGCCGTCGCTGGAGGACGCGGTGCGCGATTCTCCGCCCTCCGCCCTGGTGGTGGTCAACCCGTACGAGGAGGCGCAGGGGCAGCGGGCCCTCTCCCCCGCGCTCAAGAACCTCCTGGTGGAGTTCCCCTCCATGCCGGTCTTCGCCGCGCTGGAGGTGAGGGCGGACCGGGTGGAGGACCTGCGCACGCTGGGGAAGTGGGGCGTGGTGCAGGTGATCTCCATCGCCCACGACGACACGCCGGACGCGCTGGTGCACCGCTTCCGCGCCTCGCAGGGCCGCCCCCTCAAGGCGCTCCTGGAGCAGGTGCTCCCGGCCGACACGCCGGGCCGCGCCCGCGCCATCGTCGACGCGGCGGCCGAGGTGGTGGCGGTGGGCGGGCACGGGCGCGACCTGGCCCGGCAGCTCCACCTCTCGCGCCGCACCCTCCTTCGCTGGTGCGAGCGCGCGGAGCTCCCGCCCCCGCGCAAGCTGCTGGCGTGGATGCGCATCCTCCTGGCCGCGGAGCTGCTGGACGACCCGGGGCGCACGGTGCTCTCGGTGGCCCACGCCTGCGGCTACTCGTCGGACAGCGGCCTTCGCCGCGTGACGCAGAAGTTCGTCGGCGCCAGCCCCACCGAGCTGCGCCGCCGCGGCGCCTTTGCCCGCTCCTCCAAGGTCTTCGTGGAGGTTCTGGCCCGCTACCGCTCCGGCCAGGTCACGACCTGA
- a CDS encoding tetratricopeptide repeat protein: MTSLPPSTELADARALAARRDWLGLAARLRGVPEEAFVAEPELGFLYADACRRVGDTGTALRVAAQVEPEARRTGNRRLVLEVVNLLGMTHFEAGRLPDAAARWEELLSYSTDWGDDDHVARAANGLGVVANVGGRREAALTFYQRALAGYTRVGNRRGLAQTHYNLGISFRDLRRNDDADAHYRRAMELAEATESEDVIALAEVERAELRIRGGDGRLAMSLAARAGERFRRIGDPTGYAGAVRVMASAARAGGDDDEAEARLEEALGIALQHEDALLRAEVQRDRGVLLRDTGRVAEAREALEDALEHFGMLDAAEDVEVVRGLLEGVDGGRGGGGVGFGG; the protein is encoded by the coding sequence GTGACCTCCCTTCCCCCCTCCACCGAGCTGGCCGACGCCCGCGCCCTCGCGGCGCGGCGCGACTGGCTGGGGCTGGCGGCCCGCCTTCGTGGCGTGCCGGAAGAAGCGTTCGTGGCGGAGCCCGAGCTGGGCTTCCTCTACGCGGACGCCTGCCGCCGCGTGGGGGACACGGGGACGGCGCTGAGGGTAGCCGCGCAGGTGGAGCCGGAGGCGCGCCGCACGGGGAACCGGCGGCTGGTGTTGGAGGTGGTGAACCTGCTGGGGATGACGCACTTCGAGGCGGGGCGCCTTCCCGATGCCGCGGCGCGCTGGGAGGAGCTGCTCAGCTACTCCACCGATTGGGGCGACGACGATCACGTAGCCCGCGCGGCAAACGGGCTGGGGGTGGTGGCGAACGTGGGCGGGCGGCGGGAGGCGGCGCTCACCTTCTACCAGCGCGCCCTTGCCGGCTACACGCGGGTGGGGAACCGGCGCGGGCTGGCGCAGACGCACTACAACCTGGGGATCTCCTTCCGCGACCTGAGGCGGAACGACGACGCGGACGCGCACTATCGCCGCGCGATGGAGCTGGCGGAGGCCACGGAGAGCGAGGACGTGATCGCGCTGGCCGAGGTGGAGCGCGCCGAGCTGCGCATCCGCGGCGGCGACGGGCGGCTGGCGATGTCGCTTGCGGCGCGCGCCGGCGAGCGCTTCCGCCGCATCGGCGATCCCACGGGCTACGCGGGCGCGGTGCGGGTGATGGCGTCCGCGGCGCGCGCCGGCGGGGACGATGACGAGGCGGAGGCGCGGCTGGAGGAGGCGCTCGGGATCGCGCTGCAGCACGAGGATGCGCTTCTGCGCGCGGAGGTGCAGCGGGATCGCGGGGTGCTGCTGCGGGATACCGGGCGCGTGGCGGAGGCGCGGGAGGCGCTGGAGGATGCGCTGGAGCACTTCGGGATGCTGGATGCGGCGGAGGATGTGGAGGTGGTGAGGGGGCTGCTGGAGGGGGTGGATGGGGGGCGGGGTGGTGGTGGGGTGGGATTCGGCGGTTGA
- a CDS encoding sigma 54-interacting transcriptional regulator, with translation MTQLVVVARSESFSAVWPELAALAGAELRVVADAEACGPLGEAALLGVAGVEEEAEGEVRALAAAGSPAPLVIGARADHRLAASLVRAGAGDYFALPGDIEALRAEMKERARRREGRAAGARLAAQERTAFDFGKIVGKSPQIRAALDRAARIIPRDRATVLITGETGTGKELLAQAIHYNGPRAPAPFVELNCAALPAGLLETELFGHERGAFTDARAAKPGLFEAADGGSLFLDEIGELPLTLQGKILKALEEKEVRRVGAVRGRTVDVRIIAATHVDLAAAVARKEFREDLYYRLNVIPLHLPALRERGEDVVLIAEHFLRSLAEQYGMEAPAIGPELKRALMAHTWPGNVRELRNGLERALLLGDGGLDPADLFPALPVPAPVSNGAIPFPASLTEIVRGAAVAMLERFDGNKSAAADALGISRSRLYRLLEGEDVAE, from the coding sequence GTGACCCAGCTCGTCGTCGTCGCACGCTCTGAATCGTTTTCCGCCGTCTGGCCGGAGCTCGCCGCGCTGGCCGGGGCGGAGCTGCGCGTGGTGGCGGACGCGGAGGCGTGCGGCCCGCTGGGCGAGGCGGCGCTGCTGGGCGTGGCGGGAGTGGAGGAGGAGGCGGAGGGGGAGGTGCGTGCCCTGGCCGCGGCCGGATCGCCCGCGCCGCTGGTGATCGGGGCGCGCGCGGACCACCGGCTCGCGGCCAGCCTCGTGCGCGCGGGAGCGGGGGATTACTTCGCGCTCCCCGGCGACATCGAGGCGCTGCGGGCGGAGATGAAGGAGCGCGCGCGGCGCCGGGAAGGGCGCGCGGCGGGGGCGCGGCTGGCGGCACAGGAGCGGACGGCGTTCGACTTCGGAAAGATCGTGGGGAAGAGCCCGCAGATCCGCGCGGCGCTGGACCGGGCGGCGCGCATCATCCCCCGCGACCGTGCCACGGTGCTCATCACCGGCGAAACGGGGACGGGGAAGGAGCTGCTGGCGCAGGCGATCCACTACAACGGACCGCGCGCCCCCGCTCCTTTCGTGGAGCTGAACTGCGCCGCCCTCCCCGCCGGTCTGCTGGAAACGGAGCTTTTCGGCCACGAGCGGGGCGCCTTCACCGACGCGCGCGCCGCTAAGCCCGGTCTTTTCGAGGCGGCGGACGGCGGGTCGCTCTTCCTGGACGAGATCGGCGAGCTGCCGCTCACGCTGCAGGGGAAGATCCTCAAGGCGCTGGAGGAAAAGGAGGTGCGGCGCGTGGGCGCCGTCCGCGGGCGCACGGTGGACGTGCGCATCATCGCGGCGACCCACGTGGACCTGGCGGCGGCGGTGGCGCGGAAGGAGTTCCGGGAGGACCTGTACTACCGCCTCAACGTCATCCCGCTGCACCTGCCGGCGCTCAGGGAGCGGGGAGAGGACGTGGTGCTCATCGCCGAGCACTTCCTGCGCTCGCTCGCGGAGCAGTACGGGATGGAGGCGCCCGCCATCGGCCCCGAGCTGAAGCGGGCGCTGATGGCGCACACGTGGCCCGGCAACGTGCGGGAGCTGCGCAACGGACTGGAGCGCGCCCTCCTGCTGGGCGACGGCGGGCTCGATCCGGCGGACCTCTTTCCCGCCCTCCCCGTCCCCGCACCCGTCTCCAACGGCGCGATCCCATTCCCCGCATCGCTCACGGAAATCGTGCGCGGGGCGGCGGTGGCGATGCTGGAGCGCTTCGACGGGAACAAGAGCGCGGCGGCCGATGCGCTGGGGATCTCACGCTCGCGGCTGTACCGCCTGCTGGAAGGGGAGGATGTAGCGGAATGA
- a CDS encoding thioesterase family protein: MSGPDESAAYPVVVEIPVAWGDMDYFRHVNNIVFFRYFESARIEYLERIGFRELTEEASVGPILASTGCRFRRPLTWPDTVAVGARVTEVGEDRFSMAYRLVSRKSGEVAAEGDGVLVSFDYAAEKKVPLPERVRRAIELLEGR; encoded by the coding sequence ATGTCTGGACCCGACGAATCCGCCGCTTACCCCGTCGTCGTTGAGATCCCCGTGGCCTGGGGCGACATGGACTACTTCAGGCACGTCAACAACATCGTCTTCTTTCGCTACTTCGAGAGCGCGCGCATCGAGTACCTGGAGCGGATCGGCTTCCGCGAGCTGACGGAAGAGGCGTCGGTGGGACCGATTCTGGCCTCGACCGGCTGCCGCTTCCGCCGTCCGCTCACCTGGCCGGACACGGTGGCGGTGGGCGCGCGCGTGACGGAGGTGGGGGAGGATCGCTTCTCGATGGCGTACCGCCTGGTGAGCCGCAAGTCAGGCGAGGTGGCGGCGGAGGGCGACGGCGTGCTGGTGTCGTTCGATTACGCCGCTGAGAAGAAGGTGCCGCTGCCGGAGCGTGTGCGGCGGGCAATCGAGCTGCTCGAAGGGCGGTAA
- a CDS encoding NUDIX hydrolase — protein MSKSLRDVTEMMDLGLEEHKTGEISTKTPPKHRSYVLLYVPKKDKIVMGKLANTKPCLFGGGRDVTGREKDEETIKRELLEETGGCVRFEPGSLNAFYTSKDGLRRFYWTDRVAENVPAFRPNSEISKIGYARVKLGLVPHMASPSTLANAMLDAFQTAQSQRASFLREDTVRAIYAWVKNIYPAL, from the coding sequence ATGTCAAAGAGTCTCCGCGACGTCACCGAGATGATGGACCTGGGTCTGGAGGAACACAAAACCGGCGAGATTTCGACAAAGACTCCCCCGAAACACCGGTCGTACGTGCTGCTCTACGTGCCGAAAAAGGACAAGATCGTGATGGGGAAGCTGGCGAACACCAAGCCGTGTCTTTTCGGAGGTGGCAGAGACGTGACGGGCCGGGAAAAAGACGAGGAAACGATCAAGCGCGAGCTGCTGGAGGAGACTGGAGGGTGCGTAAGGTTCGAACCGGGCTCCCTCAACGCCTTCTACACTTCCAAGGACGGCCTGCGCCGGTTCTACTGGACGGACCGGGTCGCCGAGAACGTCCCGGCGTTCCGCCCGAACTCCGAGATCTCCAAAATCGGGTACGCGCGGGTCAAGCTTGGACTCGTGCCCCACATGGCCTCTCCGAGCACCCTGGCGAACGCGATGCTGGACGCCTTCCAGACGGCGCAGTCGCAGCGCGCGAGCTTCCTGCGGGAGGACACTGTCCGGGCGATCTACGCCTGGGTGAAGAACATCTATCCCGCGCTCTGA
- a CDS encoding aminoacetone oxidase family FAD-binding enzyme, protein MSEIGTDALPIVVIGAGAAGTMAAIFAACAGRPTLLLERTRDGGRKILISGGGRCNILPSRMDPAQYFTSSSRNTLKKMLLSWPLPDQRRFFEEEVGLRLELEEETGKLFPSTHKARDVRDGLLALAERRGVLMRFGSYVVGLRPGGEGEPWRVLLEGGGQIDAARVIIATGGLSVPATGSDGTGLRVVKQLGHTLNDTFAALTPLTSARTPHAPLAGISLTVKLEAPLGKGRLAAEGGFLFTHRGYSGPTVLDVSHVAVQSAESASPAPILVQWTQFDAAAWERMLMERSQGTVANVVRRHLPHRLADALLDEAGVDEARTLPQLRRDERQRLVEMLARYPLPWTGHEGYKKAEVTGGGVPLSEVDPRTLESRVVPGLHLCGEILDCFGPIGGYNFFWAWATGRAAGLGASG, encoded by the coding sequence TTGAGCGAGATTGGGACGGACGCACTGCCCATCGTGGTGATCGGGGCCGGCGCCGCGGGGACGATGGCCGCCATCTTCGCCGCGTGCGCGGGGCGGCCCACGTTGTTACTGGAGCGCACGCGCGACGGGGGACGAAAGATCCTCATCAGCGGGGGCGGGCGGTGCAACATCCTGCCGTCGCGGATGGACCCGGCGCAGTACTTCACCTCGTCGTCGCGCAACACGCTGAAGAAGATGCTCCTCTCCTGGCCCCTGCCGGACCAGCGGCGCTTCTTCGAGGAGGAGGTGGGACTGCGGCTGGAGCTGGAGGAGGAGACGGGGAAGCTCTTTCCATCGACCCACAAGGCGCGCGACGTCCGCGACGGGCTGCTGGCGCTGGCGGAGCGGCGCGGGGTGCTGATGCGCTTCGGGAGCTACGTGGTGGGGCTGCGGCCCGGCGGCGAGGGGGAGCCATGGCGCGTCCTGCTGGAGGGCGGCGGGCAGATCGACGCGGCGCGGGTGATCATCGCGACCGGCGGCCTTTCGGTGCCGGCGACGGGGAGCGACGGCACTGGGCTGCGAGTGGTGAAGCAGCTCGGGCACACGCTGAACGACACCTTCGCGGCGCTCACCCCACTCACCAGCGCGCGCACCCCGCACGCCCCGCTCGCGGGGATCTCGCTGACGGTGAAGCTGGAGGCGCCGCTCGGGAAGGGCCGGCTGGCGGCGGAGGGCGGCTTTCTCTTCACCCACCGCGGCTACAGCGGGCCCACGGTGCTGGACGTGTCGCACGTCGCCGTGCAGTCGGCGGAGAGCGCGTCGCCTGCGCCGATCCTGGTGCAGTGGACGCAGTTCGACGCGGCGGCGTGGGAGCGGATGCTGATGGAGCGGTCGCAGGGGACGGTAGCCAACGTGGTGCGCCGCCACCTTCCGCACCGCCTGGCCGACGCGCTGCTGGACGAGGCGGGGGTGGACGAGGCGCGCACCCTTCCGCAGCTGCGCCGCGACGAGCGGCAGCGGCTGGTGGAGATGCTCGCGCGCTATCCGCTGCCGTGGACGGGGCACGAGGGGTACAAGAAGGCGGAGGTCACGGGTGGCGGCGTGCCGCTGAGCGAGGTGGATCCGCGGACGCTGGAAAGCCGCGTCGTGCCTGGGCTGCACCTGTGCGGCGAGATCCTGGACTGCTTCGGACCGATCGGCGGCTACAACTTCTTTTGGGCGTGGGCCACGGGGCGGGCGGCGGGGCTCGGCGCCTCGGGGTGA